In one Candidatus Absconditicoccus praedator genomic region, the following are encoded:
- a CDS encoding CapA family protein, with protein sequence MKAYIFIFILVMIFSPFSYGFSNFFDRISITDTITNFMDNIGVPRKASLYFGGDIMLSRSIGYWDEQENFDRIFSGNNYNPVKQSQNCKKGECVVFFNLESPFSKTDNNQLDSTFSFQAHTGSINTINQLTNSHPSILSLANNHIYNAGYEGIKTTQSILKENDILGVGAGTNQQESRQIKSITKNNIKMCFGAYSYDGRTIQYGNGQSLVRNSIDVNKIEEDIQKMEQKGCDANIISLHWGREYKIEPTPTQQNQAHKIIDAGADLILGHHSHVPGKIEKYNGKYIFYSLGNFIFDQDRGRQNYGENHAEFDTIWDHKHEKWTVPTYIGLNGIVDIYKTGSETKIELNKLKNIRSYQGILERADKKTGTEIINKIKSF encoded by the coding sequence ATGAAAGCTTATATTTTTATTTTCATATTGGTTATGATTTTTTCGCCTTTTTCATATTGATTTAGTAATTTTTTTGATAGAATTTCAATCACAGATACTATCACCAACTTTATGGATAATATATGAGTACCAAGAAAAGCATCTTTGTACTTTGGTTGAGATATTATGCTAAGCAGAAGCATTTGATACTGGGATGAACAAGAAAATTTTGATAGAATCTTTTCAGGCAATAATTACAATCCAGTAAAACAATCTCAAAACTGTAAAAAATGAGAATGTGTAGTTTTTTTCAATCTAGAAAGTCCCTTTTCCAAAACTGACAACAATCAATTAGATTCTACATTTAGCTTTCAGGCACATACTTGAAGTATAAACACAATAAATCAACTAACAAATTCACATCCTAGTATATTAAGCCTTGCCAATAATCATATATACAATGCATGATATGAATGAATCAAAACAACACAATCTATACTAAAAGAAAATGATATACTGTGAGTATGAGCCTGAACCAACCAACAAGAAAGTAGACAAATAAAATCAATAACAAAAAACAATATAAAAATGTGTTTTGGAGCATATAGTTATGACTGAAGAACAATTCAATATTGAAACGGACAATCATTAGTGCGGAATTCTATAGATGTAAACAAAATTGAAGAAGATATTCAAAAAATGGAACAAAAATGATGTGATGCAAATATTATCTCATTGCATTGGTGAAGAGAGTACAAAATTGAGCCCACCCCTACCCAACAAAATCAGGCACACAAAATAATAGATGCCTGAGCAGATCTTATCCTAGGACATCATAGTCATGTACCTTGAAAAATAGAAAAATACAACTGAAAATATATTTTTTATAGTCTTGGAAATTTTATTTTTGATCAAGATCGATGAAGACAAAACTATTGAGAAAACCATGCTGAATTTGATACCATATGGGATCATAAACATGAAAAATGGACGGTTCCTACTTATATATGATTGAACTGAATTGTTGATATTTACAAAACTTGATCTGAAACTAAAATAGAACTCAACAAGCTAAAAAATATTAGAAGCTATCAGTGAATCCTAGAAAGAGCAGATAAAAAAACTTGAACAGAAATTATTAATAAAATTAAATCTTTTTAA
- a CDS encoding DNA gyrase/topoisomerase IV subunit A yields MKEKNQEKIISKSIEEEITQSYIDYSMSVIVSRALPDVRDGLKPVLRRILFSMYGLKLFHNSSFKKSAAVVGEVLGKYHPHGDSSVYEALVRLTQDFSLRYPLVEGQGNFGSIDGDGAAAMRYTEARLTKLAEEMLQDIQMQTVDWRDNYDNSKQEPVVLPTKFPNHLCNGTMGIAVGMATNMAPHNLTEVIDACLLLLENKEATFDEIMNIIKGPDFPTGGIIYDSENIKNVYQKGKGGIPVRGKVSTEEDNGKEKIVISQLPYQVNKSTLVSKIGELVSTKKIEGVDDITDESNKSNIRIVITLKKGTDKDSVLTLLYKYTDLQTNFNINNVALIDKGIQPQLLNIKDLLLHFIDFRREVIYNRSVFQLNKAEDRLHILLGLEKAIDILDDVIETIRGSQTRQEAKDALIKNFEFSEPQAEYILMLRLQTLVGLEIQKIIDEKKEKEELIEYLREVINNPEKLDEVVIDELIYIKDEYGDDRRTEVSESLEVYQLDDSVKNLKRLEELQKEKVILWMGDDFETKILYQTRLNIIPENTFEIKHIHNQYKIFAISKTGELVIKRIKDFGGHNIKGNGIDFKKDFNLNEDIVFSDIIDEDFDYLVLLTDKNNIKKVSKELIDKLKKTPTKIMGLGNGESIIKIQKIKENDNVGILSQEGMILMFQESNIRPSGKTAGGVKAIDLDEGEKVANMFTNRGEPFIFIHTNKGGKLISMEDMKIQKRGQAGLVATKLDSNEKLLGGISIDEGAVMMKLSNGKMVEIHSNDIPLKDRNTKPGKITEKEILSAFKPWRE; encoded by the coding sequence ATGAAAGAAAAAAATCAAGAAAAAATAATTAGTAAAAGTATTGAAGAAGAAATTACGCAATCTTATATTGATTATAGTATGTCTGTAATTGTTTCTAGAGCTCTTCCAGATGTTAGAGATTGACTCAAACCTGTTTTGAGAAGAATATTATTTTCTATGTACTGATTAAAATTATTTCACAACTCAAGTTTTAAAAAATCTGCTGCTGTAGTGTGAGAAGTATTATGAAAATATCATCCTCATGGTGATAGCAGTGTGTACGAAGCATTAGTAAGACTTACTCAAGATTTTTCACTAAGATATCCTTTGGTAGAATGACAATGAAATTTTTGAAGTATAGATGGTGATGGAGCAGCTGCTATGAGGTATACTGAAGCAAGATTAACCAAACTTGCAGAAGAAATGCTTCAAGATATTCAAATGCAAACAGTTGATTGGAGAGACAACTATGACAACTCCAAACAAGAACCAGTAGTTTTACCAACAAAATTTCCAAACCACCTTTGTAATGGAACTATGTGAATTGCTGTATGAATGGCTACAAACATGGCTCCACACAATCTTACAGAAGTTATTGATGCTTGTCTTTTATTGCTTGAAAACAAAGAAGCAACTTTTGACGAGATTATGAATATCATAAAATGACCTGATTTTCCTACATGATGAATAATATATGATTCAGAAAATATTAAAAATGTATATCAAAAATGAAAATGATGAATTCCAGTTCGTTGAAAAGTCTCAACAGAAGAAGACAATTGAAAAGAAAAGATAGTAATCTCCCAACTACCCTATCAGGTAAACAAATCAACTCTTGTAAGTAAAATATGAGAACTTGTTTCTACCAAAAAAATTGAATGAGTGGATGATATAACTGATGAATCCAACAAATCCAATATAAGAATTGTTATTACTTTGAAAAAATGAACAGATAAAGATAGTGTACTTACTTTGTTGTATAAGTATACTGATCTACAAACCAACTTTAATATAAACAATGTAGCATTAATAGATAAATGAATACAACCACAACTACTAAATATCAAAGACTTATTATTGCATTTTATAGATTTTAGAAGAGAAGTTATTTATAACAGGTCTGTATTCCAATTGAATAAAGCAGAAGATAGACTTCATATACTTTTGTGATTGGAAAAAGCAATCGATATACTTGATGATGTGATAGAAACAATTAGATGATCTCAAACAAGACAAGAAGCAAAAGATGCATTGATAAAAAACTTTGAGTTTTCTGAACCTCAAGCTGAGTATATACTTATGTTGAGACTACAAACTCTTGTATGATTGGAAATCCAAAAAATTATTGATGAGAAAAAAGAAAAAGAAGAATTGATTGAATACCTAAGAGAAGTAATTAATAATCCAGAAAAATTGGATGAAGTAGTAATAGATGAATTGATATACATCAAAGATGAGTACTGAGACGACAGAAGGACAGAAGTTTCTGAAAGCTTGGAAGTTTATCAACTTGATGATAGTGTAAAAAATCTAAAAAGACTTGAAGAGCTTCAAAAAGAAAAAGTTATTCTATGGATGTGAGATGATTTTGAAACTAAGATACTTTATCAAACAAGATTAAATATAATACCAGAAAATACTTTTGAAATCAAACATATTCACAACCAATACAAAATTTTTGCTATAAGTAAAACTTGAGAGCTTGTAATAAAAAGAATAAAAGATTTTGGATGACATAACATTAAATGAAATTGAATAGACTTCAAAAAAGACTTCAATCTCAATGAAGATATAGTATTTTCTGATATAATAGATGAGGATTTTGATTATCTTGTGCTTCTTACAGATAAAAACAACATCAAAAAAGTAAGCAAAGAACTTATTGATAAACTCAAAAAAACTCCTACCAAGATAATGTGACTTTGAAATTGAGAAAGCATAATAAAAATTCAAAAAATAAAAGAAAACGACAATGTATGAATACTTTCTCAAGAGTGAATGATATTGATGTTCCAAGAGTCAAATATTAGACCTAGCTGAAAAACTGCAGGATGAGTAAAAGCAATAGACCTGGACGAATGAGAAAAAGTAGCAAATATGTTTACTAATAGATGAGAGCCTTTCATATTTATCCATACAAATAAATGAGGGAAACTAATAAGCATGGAAGATATGAAAATACAAAAAAGATGACAAGCATGACTTGTAGCCACAAAACTTGATAGTAATGAAAAGCTTTTGGGTGGTATATCTATTGATGAATGAGCAGTTATGATGAAATTGAGTAACTGAAAAATGGTTGAAATTCACTCAAATGACATACCTTTGAAAGATAGAAATACCAAACCTTGAAAAATCACCGAAAAAGAAATACTTTCTGCCTTCAAACCATGGAGAGAGTAA
- a CDS encoding Mur ligase family protein: MYLIYGKGDVGNGIKNFLGFFDEQYVMLDDNDFHEGKIDKDTKIIPSPGIKPTHTIYQKYQSHICSEMDLVRNILQKNNLKENFRFVGITGSKGKSTTSWILYNILKTHNKNTFIGGNFSPSLSQTVYNILEKGLGNDTNTVVLEVSSFMLYNTQNFEFDYAAFTNIETDHLDRHRDFQDYLSTKQKIFSLTKNKVVIGANIDTGGHENYEICSEKKVFETNLLGEHNQDNINIAFMLAKQIINLPEEKILDSIRNIYPLPNTLELLTTIDNINIYNDGKSTTPNALGSALNSFEEKVVLIAGGADKGADFSQIEQILSQKVAHAFLIGETAEQIGKILEKYWIGYEICDSLEDAIYQGYFQAKNLSKDLVFSPGSSSLDMFSGYKERVDVFKENIKSFISK; the protein is encoded by the coding sequence ATGTATCTAATTTATTGAAAATGAGATGTGTGAAATTGAATAAAAAATTTTCTAGGTTTTTTTGATGAACAATATGTTATGTTAGATGATAACGATTTTCACGAATGAAAAATAGATAAAGACACCAAAATCATACCAAGTCCCTGAATAAAACCAACTCATACTATATATCAAAAATATCAATCTCATATATGTTCTGAAATGGATCTTGTGCGAAATATTCTTCAAAAAAACAATTTAAAAGAAAATTTTAGATTTGTTTGAATAACTTGAAGTAAATGAAAATCTACTACTTCCTGGATTTTGTATAATATACTAAAAACCCACAATAAAAACACATTTATTTGAGGTAATTTTTCTCCATCATTATCTCAAACAGTTTATAATATTTTGGAAAAATGACTTGGAAATGATACCAATACTGTTGTTTTGGAAGTATCTTCATTTATGTTGTACAATACTCAAAATTTTGAATTTGATTATGCAGCATTTACAAACATAGAAACAGATCATTTAGATCGACATAGAGATTTTCAAGATTATTTATCAACCAAACAAAAAATTTTTTCTCTAACAAAAAATAAAGTAGTAATTTGAGCCAATATTGATACTGGATGACATGAAAACTATGAAATTTGTTCAGAAAAAAAGGTTTTTGAAACAAATCTTTTGGGAGAGCACAATCAAGACAATATAAATATTGCATTTATGCTTGCCAAACAAATAATTAACTTACCAGAAGAAAAAATCTTAGATTCAATCAGAAATATATACCCACTACCCAACACATTAGAACTTTTAACCACAATAGACAATATAAATATATACAATGATGGTAAATCTACCACACCAAATGCATTGTGATCTGCACTCAATAGTTTTGAAGAAAAAGTTGTACTTATTGCTTGATGAGCAGATAAGTGAGCTGATTTTAGTCAAATAGAACAAATTCTTTCACAAAAAGTTGCTCATGCATTTTTGATATGAGAAACAGCAGAACAAATATGAAAAATTCTAGAAAAATACTGGATTGGATATGAGATTTGTGACAGTCTAGAAGATGCGATATATCAATGATATTTTCAAGCCAAAAATCTTTCTAAAGATCTTGTTTTTAGTCCTGGAAGTTCAAGTTTGGATATGTTCTCATGATACAAAGAAAGAGTTGATGTTTTCAAAGAAAATATAAAATCCTTTATATCCAAATAA
- the tgt gene encoding tRNA guanosine(34) transglycosylase Tgt: protein MKTKLDFQLLKKKGKARAGKITLNNKTITTPVFMPVGTKATIKGMVLDMLNDPKYTGLDKKIGIILANTFHLYLNPGDDTIKNFGGLHNFQNWDGLILTDSGGYQVFSLGLDKRTSRNKSLVKIKDDGVGFKSPKDGSSHIFTPEKVVDIQINLGSDIMMVLDVCSPVHGNNKKKTAQQMHLTHKWADKAFDYFGYKYNDTKSVLFPIVQGGLHEDLRQESLEYLKKYSWDGIAIGGVSVGETKEEMYQVVEWLSNTLPEEKPRYLMGVGTPEDLEHTIYQGIDMYDCVLPTRLARHGVAFHSSGEKVRIKNSANKMSKKPLDENCGCFACKNFARGYIHHLFKEKEMLGGILLSLHNIVHLHKLTEEIKEKILHS, encoded by the coding sequence ATGAAAACAAAACTAGATTTTCAATTATTGAAAAAAAAATGAAAAGCTAGAGCAGGGAAAATTACACTAAATAATAAAACAATAACTACACCTGTTTTTATGCCAGTTGGGACCAAAGCAACGATAAAATGAATGGTTTTGGATATGCTTAATGATCCTAAGTATACTTGATTGGATAAAAAAATTTGAATAATCTTAGCAAATACATTTCATTTGTATCTAAATCCTTGAGATGATACAATCAAAAATTTTGGTGGATTGCACAATTTTCAAAACTGGGATGGATTGATACTAACTGATAGTGGATGATATCAAGTATTTTCTTTATGACTTGATAAAAGAACTTCTAGGAACAAGTCGCTTGTAAAAATAAAAGATGACGGAGTTTGATTCAAATCTCCAAAAGATTGATCATCTCATATTTTTACTCCAGAAAAAGTAGTTGATATACAAATAAATCTTTGATCTGATATTATGATGGTATTGGATGTGTGCAGTCCTGTACATTGAAACAACAAGAAAAAAACAGCACAACAAATGCATCTTACTCACAAATGGGCTGACAAAGCATTTGATTATTTTTGATATAAATATAATGACACAAAATCTGTATTATTCCCAATTGTTCAATGAGGACTTCATGAAGATCTTAGACAAGAATCACTAGAATATCTAAAAAAATATTCCTGGGACTGAATTGCAATTGGTTGAGTTAGTGTATGAGAAACAAAAGAAGAAATGTATCAAGTAGTAGAATGGCTGAGCAACACTCTTCCAGAAGAAAAACCAAGATATCTTATGTGAGTAGGGACACCAGAAGATTTAGAACATACAATTTATCAATGAATAGATATGTATGATTGTGTATTACCAACAAGACTTGCAAGACATTGAGTTGCTTTTCATAGTAGTTGAGAAAAAGTAAGAATCAAAAACTCTGCAAACAAGATGAGTAAAAAACCTTTGGATGAAAACTGTGGGTGTTTTGCTTGCAAAAATTTTGCTAGATGATATATCCATCACTTATTCAAAGAAAAAGAAATGTTGTGAGGTATTTTACTTAGTTTGCATAATATTGTACATTTACACAAACTAACTGAAGAAATCAAAGAAAAAATTCTTCATAGTTAG
- a CDS encoding Type 1 glutamine amidotransferase-like domain-containing protein translates to MNNIFLSGGGDAQQSEKFDRLYKNALPGNKILYIPWAFYPQSYDGCRKWIDTIFPAERGYKLEILHEDDNFDTDSLVNDYDGVYIGGGNTFRLWNLIKQTGFDKLLKKFTELGKPVYGGSAGAIIMGKEINTSPDLNVTKLTDQDCLGLNYFDGYSIFCHYKAKQDPEIYDYIRNYGFPVIALEEGVGVYLQDGRIYSGGEGSAYVITLDGKKEI, encoded by the coding sequence ATGAATAATATTTTTCTTTCCGGAGGTGGAGATGCACAACAATCAGAAAAGTTTGATAGATTATACAAAAATGCTTTACCTTGAAACAAGATATTATATATTCCTTGGGCTTTTTATCCCCAAAGTTATGATGGTTGCAGGAAATGGATAGATACTATTTTCCCGGCAGAAAGATGATATAAACTTGAGATATTACACGAAGACGACAATTTTGATACAGATAGTTTGGTAAATGATTACGATGGTGTTTATATATGAGGATGAAATACTTTCAGATTGTGGAATTTGATCAAACAAACAGGTTTTGATAAACTGCTCAAAAAGTTTACAGAACTTGGAAAACCAGTATATTGATGAAGTGCCTGAGCAATAATAATGTGAAAAGAAATAAACACATCTCCGGACTTGAATGTGACCAAATTGACTGATCAAGACTGTCTTGGGTTGAACTACTTTGATTGATATTCAATCTTTTGTCATTACAAAGCAAAACAAGATCCAGAAATATATGATTATATAAGAAATTATGGATTTCCGGTTATTGCCCTTGAGGAGTGAGTTTGAGTTTACTTGCAGGATGGGAGAATTTATTCTGGTTGAGAAGGTTCTGCCTATGTTATAACACTAGATTGAAAAAAGGAAATCTAA
- a CDS encoding endonuclease domain-containing protein, which produces MKNKQFINYDKSKKDFARQLRSNQTKAEGIFWHMVLKFRPLGYKFTRQKPISSFIADFYCSKLLLVIELDGESHNEKVDYDNERSLVFQRYGIKVIRYNNYDIFKNLEAVQIDLENKIKDREKEFFGNKR; this is translated from the coding sequence ATGAAAAATAAACAATTCATAAATTATGATAAAAGCAAAAAAGACTTTGCTAGACAATTGAGAAGCAACCAAACCAAAGCAGAATGAATTTTTTGGCATATGGTTTTGAAATTCCGCCCATTGTGATACAAGTTCACTAGACAAAAACCAATTTCTAGTTTTATAGCAGATTTTTATTGTAGTAAATTATTGTTGGTGATAGAACTTGATGGAGAAAGTCATAACGAAAAAGTAGATTATGATAATGAAAGAAGCTTGGTTTTTCAAAGATATTGAATCAAAGTTATTAGATATAATAATTATGATATTTTCAAAAATCTGGAAGCAGTGCAGATTGATTTGGAAAATAAAATCAAAGATAGGGAAAAAGAATTTTTTTGAAATAAAAGATAA
- a CDS encoding DUF4352 domain-containing protein → MKKFLFLVIPISLILSGCTQTDFEDLSEEKQKEIANYFYEKSEDIVEEMMSVPFDSSLSNTEIEQKMDELEDELKDIYETKLKAEYSSVNFKSYENFSDNAPDILSDSSDVETTDDEDFESVSIGDFGTFVDEDDSDKKSKVKIRDYEWAGSEVKLGYLNEFTATNEFLKVKLESENIGKKPNAVYIRNAKLITDDGYEYNISRTVQASDSDYRPDGYSGCISCSSNPGDKDVEYLLFDIEEVDLSGAYIRFEDYMIDLML, encoded by the coding sequence ATGAAAAAGTTTCTATTTTTAGTAATACCAATTTCTTTGATTTTATCTGGTTGTACTCAAACTGATTTTGAAGATTTATCTGAAGAGAAACAAAAAGAAATAGCAAACTACTTCTATGAGAAATCAGAAGATATTGTTGAAGAAATGATGTCAGTACCTTTTGATTCATCTTTATCAAATACAGAGATTGAACAAAAGATGGATGAACTAGAAGATGAACTAAAAGATATTTATGAAACAAAACTAAAAGCTGAATATTCCAGTGTTAACTTTAAGAGTTATGAAAATTTTTCTGATAATGCACCTGATATATTATCTGATTCTAGTGATGTTGAAACTACAGATGATGAAGATTTTGAAAGTGTCTCAATTTGAGACTTTTGAACTTTTGTAGATGAAGATGATTCGGACAAAAAATCTAAAGTAAAAATAAGAGATTATGAATGGGCTTGAAGTGAGGTTAAACTGTGATATTTGAATGAGTTTACTGCAACAAATGAATTTTTGAAAGTTAAGTTGGAATCCGAAAATATCTGAAAGAAACCTAATGCTGTATATATTAGAAATGCTAAGTTGATTACAGATGATGGTTATGAATATAATATTTCTCGTACTGTGCAAGCTTCAGATTCTGATTATAGACCAGATTGATATAGTGGTTGTATTTCTTGTTCATCAAATCCTTGAGATAAAGATGTAGAGTATTTACTTTTTGATATAGAAGAAGTTGACTTGTCTTGAGCATATATAAGATTTGAAGACTATATGATAGATTTGATGTTGTAA